A portion of the Cellulophaga algicola DSM 14237 genome contains these proteins:
- a CDS encoding DUF4907 domain-containing protein: protein MKKSNLDKTITLAAFTIALITIVMVIMNYMDSKPILDSEVFTVEGGFGYQIQAEDKIIIKQEYIPAIQGAVPFNTKNDAWLVSNLVINKLLNKENPVVTLNDLENLNIKVLNRQ from the coding sequence ATGAAAAAGAGCAATCTAGATAAAACCATAACTTTAGCAGCATTTACTATAGCATTGATAACCATTGTAATGGTTATTATGAATTATATGGACTCCAAACCTATATTAGATTCTGAGGTTTTTACGGTAGAAGGCGGTTTTGGATATCAAATACAAGCAGAAGATAAAATAATTATCAAACAAGAATATATTCCTGCTATACAAGGAGCAGTTCCTTTTAACACTAAAAATGATGCGTGGTTAGTGTCTAATTTGGTTATAAACAAGCTTTTAAATAAAGAGAATCCTGTAGTTACCTTAAACGATTTAGAAAATTTAAATATAAAAGTGTTGAATAGGCAGTAA